GAGTTGTCCAAGGCGGTGACTCCCCGCGAGGCGGAGTTCCTGGAATTGGGCGCCACCCTGCAGCGCGTGGCCGGCAGGGTGGAAGAGATCGTGGAGCAGACGGAATTTCTGACCGGGCTGACTTCCCGCGATGCCCTGGACAGCTTCGGCGTCGAACTCACACAGGAATTGGACAGGATGCAGGCGTTGCTCCTGCTGGCGGCAGGGGCGGAAAACGAAGCCGCGCTGATGAGCATCCGCACGACCCTGGCCCAACTGGGCGAACAACTGGGCAGCTTCAAGCGCATTGTCAAGCATCTGCATATGCTTGGCATCTCCACCCGCATCGAATCCGCCCGCCTGGGTGCGGATGGCCGCGGCTTTGGCACCCTGGCCGACGATGTGGAAAAGCTCTCCGTGGCCATCGGCAAACAGTCCGACTCCATTTCCCGGCAGTCCCAGGCCCTGGATACCCTGGCCGCCACCGCCATGGACCAAGCCCGGCATATGCTGGACAGCCAACGCCGCTGTTCCGAGGAAATGGGCTCCCAGGTGCAGGCCAACCTTGAAGTGCTGCTGCAACTTTCGCTCATGTCCCAGGACCTGTCCCAGGCCCTGGGCGAGCAGATTCGCGAGGCGCACACCCACATCGGCCAGGCCGTGTCGTCCCTGCAATTCCATGACATCACCCGACAGCAGGTGGAGCATGTGGAGCAGGCCATGACGGATCTGCTGCACGTGATCGATGAGCACCTGATTCCCGGCCGTTCGTTGGAAGAAAGCGACCAGGAACTGCTGGCCTTCATGGCCGAGGTGTGCGCCATGGAGGCGCGCCAGGTGCGGGCGGCCAGTGATCGGTTTGTGGATGCCGTGCAATCCTTCGGCGACCGCCTGCGCGGCGTGGCGACGGCCATGGGCGGGCTGGCCGAGGAAGTGGCCGTGGTGCGGCGCGACGTCCGCCTGACCGGCGCCCAGACACAAAGCACCGCCCTGCAAAGCATCGAAGACTCCATCACCAGCATCATGCAATCCATGCGGGATTTTGTGGCCCAGGGCGTGGCCAAGGGCGAGGTCATGGATCGCGTGGCCGGCACCATTCAAGAGATGGCCGCGTTCCTGGAAGGCGTGGAGGAGGTGGGGGCATCCATCGAACTCATTGCCCTCAACGCCAGCGTCAAGGCGGCGCACACCGGGGACAAAGGCAAAGCCATGGGCGTGCTGGCGCAGTCCATCCAGTCCCTTTCCCATGCCGCCCGCCTGCAGACCGAGGCCATCGCCAAGGCCCTGAGCGGGGTGGCTGCCTCGTCCGAGGTGCTGCGGACAAATTCCACCCGCTTTCGGGAGGAAGTCCATGTGGAGGAGGCGCTCTCCAGGCTGACCGTGCTGGTCAAGGGATTGACCTCCATTGATACGGAAACCTCGGTGCTGTTTGCCGAGATTTCTGCCGCAAGCAAACTTGTGGCCCGGGACATCGTGGCCCTGGTGGATGGCCTGACCATGCATCGCGAGGTGGCCCGGCAACTAACGGCCAGCGCCGCCGTGCTCGAATCCCTGGGTCGGCAGGCAGGCAGCCTCGCCCCAGGCGGGCACGCCGGCCGGCACTCTGCCCGGCTGGAATCCATGCTCGGGCGCTATACCATGGAAATTGAACGCCAGATTCACCTTGGCGTTGCCCCTGCGGGCTCGTCTGCGGCCGCTGCCGCCGGTGGGGGCGATCCGTTTGATGGAGTGGAACTCTTTTAACATTTTAAGGATGCTGCCATGGGCAAGACCATTATGACTGTGGACGATTCGGCCAGCGTGCGCCAGATGGTGAGCTTCACCCTGAAAAACGCAGGTTACGACGTCATTGAAGCCGTGGATGGCAAGGATGGCCTGGCAAAACTCACCAGCTCCGTCGGCATGGTTATTACAGACTTGAACATGCCCAACATGGACGGCATCGAGTTCATCAAACAGGTGCGCACCAATGCCCAGTTCAAGTTCATCCCCATCATCATGCTTACCACGGAGTCCCAGGCCGGAAAAAAGCAGGACGGCAAGGCCGCCGGCGCCACCGGCTGGGTGGTCAAGCCCTTCAACCCCGAGCAGTTGTTGGCGGTGGTGCAAAAACTGTTGCGCTAAGGGGGTGGCTACCCGCCAACCCGGATGCGCGCCGGTTGTGTCGGTTCGCGCCGGCATCGCAGCATGCGAGGCAGCGATGCCAGCATTGAAAAAGTCCAGGAAAGACGTTTCAACACCCCTGTTTGTCTGGCAGTCGGGAGAGTGAGCATGGCTTTGCCTTCGTCCTCAACCATCGATGCACGCCACAGGCATGCCTACGGGGAAGAAGCCCAGGAGCTCCTTGCAGAGTTGGAAGCCGCCCTGCTGGAACTGGAAGACGCCCCCACGGACCAACCCCTGATTGACCGTGTGTTCCGGGCCCTGCATACCATCAAAGGCTCCGGGGCCATGTTCGGCTTTGACGACATTGCCGCCTTCACCCATGACGTGGAAAACGTCTTCGACCTGGTGCGCGGCGGCACAGTGGCCATTTCCAGGGAGCTGTTGAACCTGACGCTGCAGGCCAAGGATGTGATCAGCGACCTGCTGGCCGCGGGCCTCGAATTCCGCCAGGCCGATCTTGACGCCAGCCAGGCCCTGGCAGCCCAGTTTCGCAAATGGCTGCCCAAGCCGGCCGCTGCCGTGGCTGCCCGCAAGGCCGGCCCTGCAGCCCCCGGTACGGCGAGCACCCTGTGGAGCATTCGCTTCGCCCCCAAGGCCGGCATACTCTTCACCGGTGCCAACCCACTGTGCTTGCTGGATGAACTGGCGGCCATGGGCGCCATGCAAGCCTTCCCGTATTTGCAGGGGGTGGGGCGGCTGGAAGACCTGAACCCCGAAGAAGTGCGCATGCGCTGGGACATCATCCTGGCCACCACTGCCCCGCTGGAGGCCCTCCAGGACGTGTTCATGTTTGTGGAGGAGGATGCGGACATCGCCATCCGGGCCATCGACTATTCCGGCGATGCCTGCACCATCGACAAAAAAATCGGCGAAATCCTGCTGGAACGGGGCGATGTACGGCCGCAGGACCTGCAGGCCATCCTGGCGGCCAAAAAACCGCTGGGCGAAATGCTTGCGGAGGCGGGCGTCGTCAGCCGCGAGCAGGTGGCTTCGGCCCTGGCTGAACAGCAGATCGTCCGCGCCCGGCGCGAGGAGCGCAAGGCCGCTGCCGATGCCGCGCCCGCGGCGGAAAAGGTGGACGCCCAGGCCGCCAGCATCCGCGTGGCAGCCTCCAAACTGGATTTTCTGGTGGATCTGGTGGGGGAAATGGTCATCGTGCAGGCGCGCATCAATCAGGTGGTGCAGCAAAAGCGCGATCCCATCCTCACCACCCTGTCCGAAGAATTGGAGCGCCTGTGCGACAACCTGCGCGATGCCACCCTGGGCATCCGCATGCTGCCCATCGGGGCCACCTTCAGCAAGTTCCGGCGGCTGGTGCGCGACTTGTCCGAGGAGCTGGGCAAGGAAATCGATCTGGAAATGCGCGGTGAGGAAACGGAGCTGGACAAGACCGTCATTGAGCGCCTGGGCGATCCCCTGGTGCACCTGCTGCGCAACTCCATCGACCACGGCATCGAGCAGCCTGACGTGCGCGAGGCCGCAGGCAAGCCCCGGCGCGGCTCGGTGCGGCTGGTGGCCGAGCACTCCGGCGGCGAGGTGCATATTCACATCGATGATGACGGCCAGGGCATCGACAAGGAACGCGTGCGCGCCAAGGCCGTGGAGCGGGGGCTCATCTCGTCGGACGCCGAATTCACGGACGCCGAGATCTACGCCTGCATCTTCCAGCCCGGCTTCTCCACGGCATCCGCCATCACCAACGTGTCGGGCCGCGGCGTGGGCATGGACGTGGTCAAGCGCTCCATCGACGCCTTGCGCGGCAGCATCGAGGTGACCTCCGTCCCGCAGCAAGGCACCGCCATCACCATCAAGCTCCCCCTGACCCTGGCCATCATCGACGGGCTGGAAATCCAGGTGGGGCAGGAGTTTTTCGTCATTCCCCTCACCCATGTGGAAGAATGCGTGGAGCTGCCCCGCAAGGCTGCTGCCAGGGACGATTCCCGGGAGCAGATCGTCAACCTGCGCGGAGAAATCGTTCCGTACATCCGCCTGCGCAAATGGTTCACCGTGCCCGGGGACGCCCCGCCCATCGAGCAGATTGTGGTGGTGCGCTCCCAGGGGTTGCGGGTGGGCATTGTGGTGGATACGGTCATCGGCGAGATGCAGACAGTCATCAAAAGCCTGGGGCGGGTGTTCCGGGATGTGCAAGGCGTCTCAGGGGCCACCATCAAGGGCGATGGCAGCATGGCATTGATCCTGGATATTCCACAGCTGCTGCAAGTGGTGACGGCGGCATCGCGCTGACCGCGGCGGAGGGGACAGCATGGGTTTGCTTAACGATGCCGAATTCAATCGGCTGGCCAGCTTCATCTATAGGGAAGTGGGCATCAAAATGCCCCCCGGCAAGAAAACCATGCTGGAAGCCCGGCTGCTCAAGCGGCTGCGTATTCTCAAGCTGCCGGACTACAAAAGCTACTGCGACTACCTCTTCAGCCCGGCAGGCATGACGGCGGAACTGCATCAGCTCATTGACGTGGTGACCACCAACACCACGGACTTCTTTCGCGAACCCAAACACTTCGAACTGCTGCAGCAGAATCTGCTGCCTCATCTGGCCAACGGCCCCTGCCGGGGGCGAACCCTGCGCGTGTGGAGCGCAGGCTGCTCCATCGGCATGGAGCCGTACACCCTGGCCATGGTGCTGGCGGAATTTCGCGAGCGTACACCAGGGTTTCGCTTCTCCATTCTGGCCACGGACATTTCCACCCAGGCCCTGGAAAAAGCCAGAGCCGC
This sequence is a window from Megalodesulfovibrio gigas DSM 1382 = ATCC 19364. Protein-coding genes within it:
- a CDS encoding methyl-accepting chemotaxis domain-containing protein; the protein is MEDDTIQAVAGDAELAAFLARARKDAAPLCVELSKAVTPREAEFLELGATLQRVAGRVEEIVEQTEFLTGLTSRDALDSFGVELTQELDRMQALLLLAAGAENEAALMSIRTTLAQLGEQLGSFKRIVKHLHMLGISTRIESARLGADGRGFGTLADDVEKLSVAIGKQSDSISRQSQALDTLAATAMDQARHMLDSQRRCSEEMGSQVQANLEVLLQLSLMSQDLSQALGEQIREAHTHIGQAVSSLQFHDITRQQVEHVEQAMTDLLHVIDEHLIPGRSLEESDQELLAFMAEVCAMEARQVRAASDRFVDAVQSFGDRLRGVATAMGGLAEEVAVVRRDVRLTGAQTQSTALQSIEDSITSIMQSMRDFVAQGVAKGEVMDRVAGTIQEMAAFLEGVEEVGASIELIALNASVKAAHTGDKGKAMGVLAQSIQSLSHAARLQTEAIAKALSGVAASSEVLRTNSTRFREEVHVEEALSRLTVLVKGLTSIDTETSVLFAEISAASKLVARDIVALVDGLTMHREVARQLTASAAVLESLGRQAGSLAPGGHAGRHSARLESMLGRYTMEIERQIHLGVAPAGSSAAAAAGGGDPFDGVELF
- a CDS encoding response regulator, whose amino-acid sequence is MGKTIMTVDDSASVRQMVSFTLKNAGYDVIEAVDGKDGLAKLTSSVGMVITDLNMPNMDGIEFIKQVRTNAQFKFIPIIMLTTESQAGKKQDGKAAGATGWVVKPFNPEQLLAVVQKLLR
- a CDS encoding chemotaxis protein CheA — encoded protein: MALPSSSTIDARHRHAYGEEAQELLAELEAALLELEDAPTDQPLIDRVFRALHTIKGSGAMFGFDDIAAFTHDVENVFDLVRGGTVAISRELLNLTLQAKDVISDLLAAGLEFRQADLDASQALAAQFRKWLPKPAAAVAARKAGPAAPGTASTLWSIRFAPKAGILFTGANPLCLLDELAAMGAMQAFPYLQGVGRLEDLNPEEVRMRWDIILATTAPLEALQDVFMFVEEDADIAIRAIDYSGDACTIDKKIGEILLERGDVRPQDLQAILAAKKPLGEMLAEAGVVSREQVASALAEQQIVRARREERKAAADAAPAAEKVDAQAASIRVAASKLDFLVDLVGEMVIVQARINQVVQQKRDPILTTLSEELERLCDNLRDATLGIRMLPIGATFSKFRRLVRDLSEELGKEIDLEMRGEETELDKTVIERLGDPLVHLLRNSIDHGIEQPDVREAAGKPRRGSVRLVAEHSGGEVHIHIDDDGQGIDKERVRAKAVERGLISSDAEFTDAEIYACIFQPGFSTASAITNVSGRGVGMDVVKRSIDALRGSIEVTSVPQQGTAITIKLPLTLAIIDGLEIQVGQEFFVIPLTHVEECVELPRKAAARDDSREQIVNLRGEIVPYIRLRKWFTVPGDAPPIEQIVVVRSQGLRVGIVVDTVIGEMQTVIKSLGRVFRDVQGVSGATIKGDGSMALILDIPQLLQVVTAASR
- a CDS encoding CheR family methyltransferase: MGLLNDAEFNRLASFIYREVGIKMPPGKKTMLEARLLKRLRILKLPDYKSYCDYLFSPAGMTAELHQLIDVVTTNTTDFFREPKHFELLQQNLLPHLANGPCRGRTLRVWSAGCSIGMEPYTLAMVLAEFRERTPGFRFSILATDISTQALEKARAAVYDEERVAPVPKHLKFKYLLRSKDRSRGLVRVVPELRQLVTFQRLNFMEEFSFPDPMDIIFCRNVIIYFDRPTQEVLFQKFCRCLRGGGFLFIGHSESITGMDLPLNQVAPTVYSRHATRRADG